From the Desulfosarcina sp. BuS5 genome, one window contains:
- a CDS encoding type II toxin-antitoxin system PemK/MazF family toxin, protein MTTLKRGMIIDVNLDPTQGSETGKVRPCIIVTNDVYNERVPVIQVVPITEWSAKKIRIKTNVELYPSQDNGLSKKSVADCLQTRPIDHRHRMVRIRGKLSHSKIREINQALIIIFELNL, encoded by the coding sequence ATGACAACATTGAAAAGAGGTATGATTATTGATGTAAATCTTGATCCGACGCAAGGTTCAGAAACGGGGAAAGTCAGACCATGCATAATTGTAACCAATGATGTTTATAATGAAAGAGTCCCTGTTATTCAAGTTGTTCCAATTACTGAATGGAGTGCAAAAAAAATTCGAATAAAAACCAATGTTGAACTTTATCCTTCACAAGATAATGGCCTATCAAAAAAATCCGTAGCAGATTGTTTGCAAACACGTCCTATTGATCATCGTCATAGGATGGTAAGAATTCGTGGAAAATTGTCCCATTCTAAGATACGGGAAATAAATCAAGCTTTAATAATTATTTTTGAACTTAATTTGTAG
- a CDS encoding NifB/NifX family molybdenum-iron cluster-binding protein codes for MKIAVTSTGKDLNSDLDPRFGRAAYFVIVDSETLEFEEVENTQNLNLPQGAGIQAGKIIVNSKAEVLITGNCGPKAFNVLNQAGVRIVTGAKGNVINAVQQYKNNELKISQEANVEGHWV; via the coding sequence ATGAAAATTGCAGTCACATCCACAGGTAAAGACTTAAACTCGGATCTTGACCCCCGTTTTGGAAGAGCCGCATATTTTGTTATTGTAGATTCCGAAACGCTTGAATTTGAAGAAGTAGAAAATACGCAAAATTTAAACCTTCCACAGGGAGCCGGAATACAGGCAGGAAAAATAATAGTAAACAGCAAGGCCGAGGTATTGATAACAGGAAATTGCGGTCCTAAAGCATTTAATGTGCTTAATCAGGCTGGCGTTAGGATTGTAACCGGAGCAAAAGGGAATGTCATAAACGCTGTTCAGCAGTACAAAAACAATGAGCTTAAAATATCTCAAGAGGCCAATGTTGAAGGTCACTGGGTGTAA
- a CDS encoding ATP-binding protein: protein MKELTIISGKGGTGKTSIVASFASIAKNTILVDGDVDAADLHLVLPPEIKKEEDFKGGHIAKINPDICTSCGECTDRCQFHAISDDFVVDQIACEGCGVCVHFCPVEAIDFPQRTCGRWFVSDTACGPMVHARLGIAEENSGLLVSLLRREAKEIAEQKGLETIIVDGPPGIGCPVIASVTGTSAVLIITEPTLSGIHDMERVGELTAFFKIPAMVCVNKYDINPEIADQIKKYADENKIKYIGSIPYDSDVTAAMVAQKSLVDFSEGKGAQAMLKVWHEVENFMDL from the coding sequence ATGAAAGAACTTACAATAATAAGCGGTAAAGGCGGTACAGGTAAAACAAGCATAGTGGCGTCTTTTGCCTCCATTGCAAAAAATACAATTCTTGTTGACGGGGATGTGGATGCTGCGGATCTGCATCTGGTGCTGCCTCCTGAAATAAAAAAGGAAGAGGATTTCAAAGGCGGACATATTGCAAAGATTAACCCTGATATTTGTACAAGCTGTGGTGAATGCACGGACCGATGTCAGTTCCATGCGATCAGCGATGATTTTGTTGTAGATCAGATTGCATGCGAAGGATGCGGGGTTTGCGTACATTTCTGTCCGGTTGAGGCTATCGATTTTCCCCAGAGAACCTGCGGTAGATGGTTTGTTTCAGACACAGCATGCGGCCCCATGGTTCATGCCAGATTGGGTATTGCCGAAGAAAATTCCGGCCTGCTTGTCAGTCTGCTGCGCCGGGAAGCAAAAGAAATAGCAGAACAAAAGGGTCTTGAAACAATTATTGTCGACGGTCCTCCCGGTATAGGCTGCCCTGTTATTGCGTCGGTAACAGGGACAAGCGCTGTTCTAATAATAACGGAGCCTACCCTCTCGGGAATACATGACATGGAAAGAGTGGGGGAACTCACAGCCTTTTTTAAGATTCCAGCCATGGTATGTGTTAACAAATATGATATTAACCCTGAAATAGCGGATCAGATCAAAAAATACGCTGATGAAAATAAGATAAAATATATAGGTTCTATTCCGTACGACAGTGATGTTACTGCCGCAATGGTTGCTCAAAAAAGCCTGGTCGATTTTTCAGAAGGAAAAGGGGCCCAGGCAATGCTAAAAGTATGGCATGAAGTAGAGAACTTCATGGATCTGTAG
- a CDS encoding ATP-binding protein — MIITIASGKGGTGKTTVATNLAISLADKVQLLDCDVEEPNVHIFLRTEPVSKETVRTMVPEVDSRLCTHCGECEKICRFSAITLIGETIMTFPEMCHSCKGCLMVCPEGAIKESSRELGEILIENSEGVELVYGRLRVGEAMSPPLIEKVKEYINKEMIAIIDAPPGTSCPVIAALKNSDFVLLVTEPTPFGLNDLALAVEAVRTMELPFGIIINRCDSGNDGVLQYAKKENIQIMMEIPDRREIAENYSKGVPMVNGMPEMKEFFKGLYSKIENRIRH, encoded by the coding sequence ATGATTATAACTATAGCCAGCGGCAAAGGAGGCACCGGAAAAACAACGGTTGCAACCAATCTTGCCATATCCCTGGCTGACAAAGTTCAACTTCTTGACTGTGATGTTGAAGAACCGAATGTTCACATTTTTTTACGAACTGAGCCGGTATCAAAAGAAACCGTCCGCACAATGGTCCCCGAGGTCGATTCCAGGCTTTGCACACATTGCGGTGAATGTGAAAAAATTTGCCGATTTTCAGCCATAACCCTGATTGGCGAGACCATTATGACTTTTCCGGAAATGTGTCATAGTTGCAAAGGCTGCCTGATGGTTTGCCCTGAAGGAGCAATTAAGGAATCATCCAGGGAACTTGGAGAAATTTTAATTGAAAATTCGGAGGGTGTTGAACTTGTATATGGGAGGCTGCGCGTTGGAGAAGCCATGTCGCCGCCACTGATCGAAAAAGTAAAGGAGTATATTAACAAGGAGATGATTGCAATTATCGATGCTCCTCCTGGAACATCCTGCCCTGTAATTGCGGCGCTGAAAAATTCCGATTTCGTTTTACTTGTAACAGAACCGACGCCCTTTGGCTTAAATGATCTGGCACTGGCGGTAGAGGCCGTTCGTACCATGGAACTGCCGTTTGGAATAATTATTAACCGATGCGATTCAGGTAATGACGGGGTTCTCCAATATGCAAAAAAAGAAAATATACAGATAATGATGGAAATTCCGGATCGCCGTGAAATAGCTGAAAATTACTCCAAAGGCGTGCCGATGGTAAACGGTATGCCTGAAATGAAAGAATTTTTTAAGGGACTTTATTCAAAAATAGAAAACCGGATTCGGCATTAA